The stretch of DNA CCCCCAGGCTGCCCAGCTCTGCTACGAACCCCCCACCTACAGCCCTGCAGGGAATCTCGAACTGGCCCCCAGCCTGGAGGCCCCGGGGCCTGGCCTCCCCGCATACCCCACGGAGAACTTCGCTAGCCAGGTGAGTGGTAAGGGGACAGTTAAAATCAAGCccaaaccaggtgtggtggtgcacgcctgtaatcccagctgcttgagaggctgaggtgggaggaggattgcttgagcccagaaggtcgaggtaatccactgcactccagtctgggcaacagagcaagaccctgtctcaaaaaaaaaaaaagaaaaagaaaaagaaaaagaaaagaaaactcaagcTCAGTCATTTGGTTGAGGTTTGCTGGGTGCCGGGCACTGCATTGAGACTGCACATAGTAAGCCCTGCAGCGGCCTCCCAGGTTACGTTCCGTTGTTGCCCCTCTGAACAAGTGAGTCAAGAGAGGTAGTGACAGGAAGCCAGGGACACGGCAGACTCGCATTACCTGTGTTGGGCCGGCTTTGAGGAGGTACCTCAGGTGTCCCCTGGCCACAGCGTGGTGATCTGAACAAAGGCCAAAGTCCAGGCTGTCAACAAAGAGGGAGACCAGAGCCAGGAGGGCCACCGCCTTGGCCtgagaggaggaagtggagggaGACAAGGGGTCCCTGGACATGCAGGTGACCCTGACCTTCCACAGACCCTGGTTCCCCCGGCATATGCCCCGTACCCCAGCCCCGTGCTATCAGAGGAGGAAGACTTACCGTTGGACAGCCCTGCCCTGGAGGTCTCGGACAGCGAGTCGGATGAGGCCCTCGTGGCTGGCCCCGAGGGGAAGGGATCCGAGGCAGGTATGCGGgagtggctggggtgggggagatgCCAGCTGGAGATTGTGGGGGAGCTGAGAGCACCATGGCTTCTTGGGCCTCTACATATACTCCAGCACTCTGGGCAGCTCCCAGATCCGCACCAcctgctggctgtgtgaccttgggtaagtgcCTCTACCTCTCTGTGCCCAGGTTTCCTGTCTGTGCGATGGGGATGGAGGTGATAGTGTCTACCCTCCTGAGGTCGTTGGGGGGACTAAATGGGATAGTAAGTGTAAATGGGACAgcagtgccaggcacagagtgAGCACTTCAATAAGTCAACCTCTTCACCATCATTCCCGACACCACAGCAACAGAAATAATAACGCTATCAACCCCCAACGGTTCAACCCTTGCCCCCTGCCCATGTGCCCAACATCCTTTATGCTCAACCCCAAGAAAGCTGAGatcattccttcctttctgtgtCTGGGCCTCGGTTTCTCGTCTGTAAAGTGGGCATCACTGTCATCCTCCCCATCTCACGGGGTTATGATGGAGATTCAATGAGCTCATAACTGTAAAGCGCCTTGCGAAGCACCTGGCACTACATGCTCCACGGTGCATTGTAAAAATCAAcacacaggctgggtgtggtggctcacgcctgtaatcccagcactttgggaggctgaggcggtcagatcacctgaggtcaggagttcgagaccagcctggccaacatggcaaaaccccgtctctactaaaaacacaaaaattagactgggcatggtggctcatgcctttaatcccagcactttgagaggctgaggcggatggatcacgaggtcaagagatcaagaccatcctggccaacatggtgaaacctcacatttactaaaaatacaaaaattagctaggcgtggtggtgtgcacctgtagtcccagctactcgggaggctgaggcagaagaatcgcttgaacccaggaggcagaggttgcagtaagccgagatcttgccactgcagtccagcctggcgacagagtaagactctgtcttaaaaaaaaagaaaaaaaaaagaaaaaaaaaattcatggggcatggtggtacatgcctgtaatcccagctactcaggaggctgaggcaggagagttgctggaacccaggaggcaaaggttgcagtgagctgagattgcaccactgcactccagcctgggtgacagagcaagactccgtctcaaaaacaaacaaacaaacaaaaccacagcctcatttaaaaaattttaattaattaatgtatttattttttgagacagtctcgctctgttacccaggctggagtgcagtggcacgatctcagcccactgcaacctccaccttctgggttcaagcaatcctcctgcctcagcctccgcagtagctgggatcataggcacccacaccatacccagctattttttgtatttttagtagagatgtggtttcaacatgctggccaggctggtctcaaactcctgacctcaggtgatccgcccatcttggcctcacaaagtgctgggattacaggcgtgagccactgtgcccagccacacagCCTCATTTGTGGCTGAGAGACttcagctcagagaggttaattaagtcACCTATTTTAACTTAGGACATTTAAGATGGAGAGGATCTCTCCAATGACTAGGAAAGACACAAGAtggaaataaagattttatttatttttattcatttatttgagacagggtctccatctgtcacccaggctgaagcgcagtggcgcaatctcggctcactactgcctcaaactcctgggctcaatcgatcctcctgcctcagcctcctgagtagctaggaccacaggcgtacaccaccacacctgactaatttttaaaatttttgtagaggtgaggtctcgctatgttgcccaggctgaactcccAACTCCTGAGCCTatgtgctcctcccacctcagcctcccaaagtgctgaagttacaggcatgagccaccacacccagccggaaataaattattttatggcTTATAGGTCCTGGGGCATACATGGCACGCCTGGAGGCCACACACACCAGGTCAGGGagtgcaggcagggagggagagagagagggaccagTGGACTGACGCCTTTATTGGGTCCAAGGCGTCGGCCAAACAGGTTTCCTGAGGGGGGTTTTAATTGGTgggttcaggccaggcacagtggctcatgcctataatcccagcactttgggaggctgaggctggtagatcacctaacgtcaggagttcaagaccagcctagccaacatggtgaaaccctgtctctactaaaaatacaaaaattagctgggcctggtggtgcacgcctgtaatcccagctacttgggaggctgaggcaggagaatcgcttgaatccaggaggcagagtttgcagtgagctgagatcatgccactgcactccagcctgggcaacagagcaagactccatctcaaaataaataaataaataaataaataaataaataattggtggGTTGAAAGCAAGCAGGATCAAGTTCCAGGAGGTCACGCTGTGCCTGAGAGGGGGTCACTGAGGTATCTGCACAGTCCATGCAGGGCCGTCAAGTAGGCTGTCCATGGCTCTCCCACAGGGAGGTGGTCACCAGGAGTCGGTTGCATAAGAGAGATATCTGGGTCAGCCACACTGAGGAACTCGGGGAGGGAGATGTAGAACTGCCAAGGAGGACAGCCCTGCTTCCAGCATGAGAATGTCCaacttttatttagttttattttattttattttgagagggagtttcgctcttgttgcccaggctgagtgcaatggtatgatttcagctcactgaaacctctgcctcctgggtcaagtgattctcctgcctcagcctcccaagtagctgggattacaggcatgagccaagcacacccagctaatttttgtatttttagtagaaaccgggtttcatcatgttggccaggcttgtctcgaactcctgacctcaagtgatctgcccaccttggcctcccaaagtgctgggatcacaggcatggcccaccgcgcccagcctccaacTTATACTTTCAATGAATGCCGAGGCAGCctaaaattataagaattcaatccgggtgcagtggctcacacctgtaatcccagcattttgggaggccgaggtgggaggatcacctgaggccaggagttcaagaccagcctgggcaacatagtaagacaccatctctacaaaaaataaaacaattagctaggcatgatggtgcatacttatagtcccagctactggggaggctggggcaggaggattgcttaggcccaggaggtcgaggctgcagtgagctgtgattgctcctctgcactccatcctgggtgacagaacgagaccctgccttgaaaaaaagaaattaagatgtCACTACGTCACCACcccaaggtcacactgctgtaaaatggcagagatgggattGTTGTAGCCAGTGCCCTGCTTTGAAACTCCCagttattggccgggcgcagtggctcatgcctgtaatcccagcactttgggaggtcgaggtgggcggatcacctgaggccaggagttcgagaccagcctggccaacatggcgaaaccctgtctctactaaaaatataaaaataagccgggcatggtggcagacgtctgtagtcccaggtactcgggaggctgaggcaggagaattgctcgaacccgggaggcagaggctgcagtaagctgagattgtgccattgcactccagcctgggccacagagcaagaccccgtctcaaaaacaaactaaaccctaGAAGCCCAGGAGTCAGGTGCCCTGGCCTCTCCCGGGACCCTGTCCCTCTTTGGGCTGAGAGGCTGGGAGACCAGGAGCTGGAGAGATAGCCAGGCCAATGCAACTGCCTCCAGATCTGTTCGCCTCTCCGTTATAATCCTTTAAGCAACGCTGTCAACCCATTTCACAGATTCTTTCATCCACTAGCTCAACAAATATGGAATATTACGTGCTGGCCGCAGGGCGGAAGGCAGGACAGATGTAAATCTCGAAAATTAAAGCACAGAACGCGGAGGGGGCCTGGGGCTGACAGCTTCGGGCAGGGGGAGTGGcttgccccccccaccccccgtggTGAGGGGCGCAGAGCCAGGTGTATGTAACAGCCACTTCCCTCACCCCACTTTTCagatccaggagatggaggccggGGTGGAAGTCTCGGAGGAGGGTGGATGGGGAAGGCGGGACCTTAGGGACCCCTCACCTAACGCGTGCCCCCGACCCCACCGCAGGGACTCGCAAGAAGCTGCGCCTGTACCAGTTCCTGCTGGGGCTACTGACGCGCGGGGACATGCGTGAGTGCGTGTGGTGGGTGGAGCCAGGCGCCGGCGTCTTCCAGTTCTCCTCCAAGCACAAGGAACTCCTGGCGCGCCGCTGGGGCCAGCAGAAGGGGAACCGCAAGCGCATGACCTACCAGAAGCTGGCGCGCGCCCTCCGAAACTACGCCAAGACCGGCGAGATCCGCAAGGTCAAGCGCAAGCTCACCTACCAGTTCGACAGCGCGCTGCTGCCTGCAGCCCGCCGGGCCTGAGCACACCTGAGGCTCCCACCTGCGGAGCCGCTGGGGGACCTCACGTCCCAGCCAGGATCCCCCTGGAAGAAAAAGGGCGTCCCCACACTCTAGGTGATAGGACTTACGCATCCCCACCTTTTGGGGTAAGGGGAGTGCTGCCCTGCCATAATCCCCAAGCCCAGCCCGGGCCTGTCTGGGATTCCCCACTTGTGCCTGGGGTCCCTCTGGGATTTCTTTGTCATGTACAGACTCCCTGGGATCCTCATGTTTTGGGTGACAGGATCTATGGACCACTATACTCGGGGAGGCAGGGTAGCAGTTCTTCCAGAGTCCCAAGAGCTTCTCTGGGATTTTCTTGTGATATCTGATTCCCCAGTGAGGCCTGGGACCTTTTTAAGATAGCTGTGTGTCTGTAAACCCTGAATCTCATCTGGGGTGGGGGCCCTGCTGGCAACCCTGAGCCCTGTCCAAGGGTCCCTCTTGTCAGATCTGAGATTTCCTAGTTATGTCTGGGGCCCTCTGGGAGCTGTTATCATCTCAGATCTCTTCGCCCATCTATGGCTGTGTTGTCACATCTGTCCCCTCATTTTTGAGATCCCCCAATTCTCTGGAACTATTCTGCTGCCCCTTTTTATGTGTCTGGAGTTCCCCAATCACATCTAGGGCTCCTCCAAGATCCTTTTGTCATGTCTGAAATCACTCTTGAGAGGTCTGGGGTGGAGGATGGGGAGTCAGTGAAATGTGTCATGTCTGGGCCCTGTCAGGGACACCCTTGTTATATCTGGGATCCTCCAATCACATCTGAGACCTCCTAGGCTCTCCATCTGATATGCCCTTTCAGGGACCCCACAAAGACTGAGTTCTCATGGGGATCCTACCCTTCCTAGTGGCACTCCCTATGGCCATGCTGGAGACCACTCTGGCCACGTGACTGATTTTGGGTGATCATGGCAGCTCCCCACCCATGTCATTTCTAACCAGAAGTCTCAAGGTCGTCACCCCCCTGCCCCCCAACCGAGGCCCCGGTCGCTGGTGGTGGTCTCTTTGGTGCACTGTAGCACTTGGTGGTGGAGGTGTGAGGGATCCACATTAACAGCAGACCATCAGCTGGGcaacggctcacacctgtaatcccagcactttgggaggtgaggcagggggaatggcttgaacccaggcattcaagaccagcctgggcaacataatgagacctcgtctctacaaaacataacaaaaacaattagccgagcgtgggggtgaacacctgtggtcccagctgctcaggaggctgaggtgggaggatctcttgagcccaggaagtaggaggctgtagtgagctgtaatcgtgccactgcactccagcctgggcgacagagtgagacactgtcttaaaaacaaaaacaaggccgggcacggtggctcatgcctgttgtcccagcactttgggaggccgaggcgggcggatcacgaggtcgagagatcgagaccatcctggccaacatggtgaaaccctgtctctactaaaaatacagaaattagctgggcgtggtggcacgtgcctgtagtcccagctactcgggaggctgaggcaagagaatcgcttgaacctgggaggcagaggttgcagtgagcctagattgtgccactgcactccagcctgggggacagagcgagactctgtctgaaaataaaaacaacaaaaacagcagaCTATTCAAAATAGGGAGACTTTGCATAATCCAGATTTCTGCCTTCACTTAAAACTTTGGACGATCTGGAGAGAGTCGGCCAGTTTtcagtggggggtggggagctggaACAGGACAGTAGCCTTTCCTAATGAGGCATTTGTTCTCCAATCTGCCCCAGTCGCTGCCATCCCTGGCTATCTCACCCTAGCAGCTTCTCAAGCCTGTTGGCTTTAGACCACTGTATAAACCCAGCTGGAACTGAAGCCTGGGTGGACTATGGAGCCCTGGTTGGGACCCCCAGGGAGTCAAAGGCTACGGGCCAAGAGGCCAGAGGTCCTTGAGCGTGGGTGGGCAGGTGGATCTAGGGTGCATGACTTGCTGCTTCCCAACCTTAGTTTGTCCCTTCTGtgaaaaagggagagaaggaggaggaagatctCAAAAAGACTTtccagcccagtgtggtggctcacgcctgtaatcccagcactttgggaggccgatgcaggtggatcacctgaggtaggagttcaagaccagcctgaccaacatagtgaagccccgtctctactaaaaatacaaaattagctgggcgtggtgacacatgcctgtactcccagctacttgggaggctgaggcaggagaatggcttgaacctgggaggcggaggttgcagtgagctgagatcacaccactgcacaccagcctgggcgacaagagcgaaactccgtctcaaaaaaaaaaaaaaaactgttgcaGCCCTGTTGAGCCTTTGACACCGCCTGAAATCCACCCCactcccaggaggaggaggaggaaggaatgcCAGTGACCTAGAGACACGAGAAGTCCATGTGGAGGCACACAGCAGCTGGTGGCAGAGCCCAGGCTGGGACCTGCCCTCAAGAGAATGagtgggaagggggagggaggaagggcaggTAAAACGTCCTCCCCAGGGCCCCCTGCAACGAAGAAGGTACTTTTTACAAAAGCTATCATTGTCACCCTAAATGTGGAATAAAATAAGATGCATCGAGGTAGACAAACCTCCTGGGACCTTTTGTCAGGGACTGCAATCCTGCCCCTCCACTGAGGCCGCTGGCTCTCAGAGACACCGTGACATCACGGGTGATGATGAGAGGAGTTCAAAGAGAGAATTACATGCTGGCGCGGTggctctgtaatcccaacactttgggggggccaaggcaggaggatcgcttgagtacaggagtttgaaaccagcctgggcaagatagtgagatccCCTTCCCAcccgtctacaaaaaaaataaaaaattagcggggtgtggtggcgtatgcctgtaattccagctactccgaactactgaggtgggagggtcacttgagcacaggaagttgaggctgcagtgagccgtgatcgtgcccctgcactccagacacggcgagaccctgtctcaaaaacaaacaaacaaatcaaaagaCACCATATAGCAAAACCTATCTGAACCTTAATGCCGAGAAATAAGAGGCTTGACGCGCAGGCACAGAGGGTTCCGTTTATGTCTTCCTCTATTCCTGCCAACTGAAGTTCTCCACCTCCTCCCCGTTTCCCCTTCCGTCTGGGTGTCTGTCCCCTTCCCTCTGAATTGAGCCCTCGGGCTGGCAGCGAGGGACGCGAGGCTTCAGGTGGCCGCGGCACTGCAGGCCTGGGCCCCTCCCCAACTTAGCGGGGCTCGCGGGAGCGCAGTGGCAGTCTGCCTGGCAACCCGTGACATCACATGGAACTGACGCCGGATTGGCTGGACGCTCCCTGGAGGCGGAGAAATTTCCGGCTCGTAGGGGGTTTTggaaaaggaggagggggaggatgaacaggaaaaaaaagcgGAGGGACTTGTTTTCCTCACACCGGGTCCCTCACGCTGCGTTACTAGCCAGGCAGTCCCCCAGCCTTAACCCTAAGTCCCCAAcaccctttccctccttcctccccacaaCACCTGGTGTCCCCAAGCCCCGCCCctccccaggccccgccccctcgGCTCCCCGCCGCGTCCAGAGCCACCCCATTCAGAAAGTCACAGGTCCCCCTGCCGGGAAGGGCGCCAACGTCCGGGCAGCCCTCCAGGGCCTTCCCAGCCTCCCACCCGCCCCCACCGGGGACGCCCGCCCCCTACCCGCGTCCGGTGCCTGCCGTGCCCGCTCCGGGAAGAGTCGCGGGAAGCGGTCCCAGGAGGGGCGGCGGCCAGTCCGGGGTTCCAGATGGCCGGGGCCCCAGCTCTTCGGGTTTGCCCACGCCCGGGGCGCGAAACTCCGGAGTCCCAGAGCCGCGGCGCCCTCCCCGGAGGCGCAGGGACCTCCTCCCCCCGCCGCCGTCCTGCCTACGCTAGGAAACCAGACCCTCCCTCCCGGCTCCGGTTTCCCGAAAACTCCTGACTTGCAGATGCTAAGAATGGCTTCCTAGACCctgtccctcccctccctgcttcaTGCCAGAGCTCTGGCCCGCAGCCCTTACCCCCTTGAGACCCtcagtctcttcctcttcctcctcccgggACCCAGGCGTCCAGGCACTAGTCCTTTCTAGGGAACCCAAGAATCTGGGACCCCAGTTGCTTCTGCTCCCAGACTCAGGGGTCCAGGCAACCAGTCCCCTCCTCCCTGAGATTCTGGAGTCCGagccccagccccctcctccctcagacccaggtgtccgagccccagcccctcctccctgggGACCTGGCTCTCAGCCATCTCCCTAGGTCCA from Gorilla gorilla gorilla isolate KB3781 chromosome 20, NHGRI_mGorGor1-v2.1_pri, whole genome shotgun sequence encodes:
- the SPIB gene encoding transcription factor Spi-B isoform X2, which codes for MLALEAAQLDGPHFSCLYPDGVFYDLDSCKHSSYPDSEGAPDSLWDWTVAPPVPATPYEAFDPAAAAFSHPQAAQLCYEPPTYSPAGNLELAPSLEAPGPGLPAYPTENFASQTLVPPAYAPYPSPVLSEEEDLPLDSPALEVSDSESDEALVAGPEGKGSEAGTRKKLRLYQFLLGLLTRGDMRECVWWVEPGAGVFQFSSKHKELLARRWGQQKGNRKRMTYQKLARALRNYAKTGEIRKVKRKLTYQFDSALLPAARRA
- the SPIB gene encoding transcription factor Spi-B isoform X1, which gives rise to MPLCLSPSRLDGPHFSCLYPDGVFYDLDSCKHSSYPDSEGAPDSLWDWTVAPPVPATPYEAFDPAAAAFSHPQAAQLCYEPPTYSPAGNLELAPSLEAPGPGLPAYPTENFASQTLVPPAYAPYPSPVLSEEEDLPLDSPALEVSDSESDEALVAGPEGKGSEAGTRKKLRLYQFLLGLLTRGDMRECVWWVEPGAGVFQFSSKHKELLARRWGQQKGNRKRMTYQKLARALRNYAKTGEIRKVKRKLTYQFDSALLPAARRA
- the SPIB gene encoding transcription factor Spi-B isoform X3 is translated as MASSMTWTAASIPATLIQRGLLTLVPPAYAPYPSPVLSEEEDLPLDSPALEVSDSESDEALVAGPEGKGSEAGTRKKLRLYQFLLGLLTRGDMRECVWWVEPGAGVFQFSSKHKELLARRWGQQKGNRKRMTYQKLARALRNYAKTGEIRKVKRKLTYQFDSALLPAARRA